In Panicum virgatum strain AP13 chromosome 4N, P.virgatum_v5, whole genome shotgun sequence, a single window of DNA contains:
- the LOC120668906 gene encoding DNA-binding protein MNB1B-like, translating to MKGAKSKGAAKADAKLAVKSKGAEKPAKGRKGKAGKDPNKPKRAPSAFFVFMEEFRKEFKEKNPKNKSVAAVGKAAGDRWKSLTDADKAPYVAKANKLKLEYNKAIAAYNKGESTAAKKAPAKEEEEEEEESDKSKSEVNDEDDEEGSEEDEDDDE from the exons ATGAAGGGGGCCAAATCCAAGGGCGCCGCCAAGGCCGATGCCAA GTTGGCGGTGAAGAGTAAGGGGGCGGAGAAGCCGGCCAAGGGCAGGAAGGGAAAGGCCGGCAAGGACCCCAACAAGCCCAAGAGAGCGCCCAGCGCCTTCTTCGTCTTCAT GGAGGAATTCCGCAAGGAGTTCAAGGAGAAGAACCCGAAAAACAAGTCTGTTGCTGCG GTGGGGAAAGCTGCCGGTGACAGGTGGAAATCCCTGACCGATGCG GACAAGGCTCCTTATGTAGCCAAGGCTAATAAACTCAAGCTTGAGTACAACAAGGCTATTGCTGCCTACAACAAGGGCGAG AGCACTGCTGCCAAGAAGGCTCCTgccaaggaggaagaggaggaagaagaggagtctgACAAGTCAAAGTCTGAGGTAAACGACGAGGATGATGAAGAGGGTAGTGAGGAG GATGAAGACGATGACGAGTAA
- the LOC120671173 gene encoding uncharacterized protein LOC120671173 — MTIETACSLDKAYIREVLAAAGLYVDDGSLDNKANARVDSMARPICDDIFEEVEDIYYYRGIGLYSDAGGNATDHRMLFDLANEALLSLVQGARTGSSLRQWVIDSTGASRGRRLVDDVWQQVQTLRNPQMQEMKTIDSMVAYEIRNSAWAEVLHEDAYVVGRKIERAIFDELIEDILIEVFI, encoded by the exons ATGACTATTGAAACAGCCTGCAGCCTTGACAAGGCCTACATCAGAGAGGtccttgctgctgctggcttATACGTTGACGATGGGTCACTTGACAACAAGGCCAATGCCAGGGTGGACTCGATGGCGAGACCGATCTGCGATGACATCTTCGAGGAGGTAGAGGACATCTACTACTACCGCGGCATTGGCTTGTACAGCGACGCTGGAGGAAACGCAACGGATCACAGGATGCTGTTCGACCTTGCCAACGAAGCACTGCTGAGCTTGGTTCAGGGTGCGAGAACCGGTTCCTCGCTGCGGCAATGGGTCATTGACAGTACTGGTGCGTCGAGAGGGAGGAGGCTGGTAGATGATGTGTGGCAGCAG GTGCAAACACTAAGGAACCCCCAAATGCAGGAAATGAAGACAATAGATAGCATGGTGGCCTATGAAATCCGGAATTCTGCATGGGCTGAGGTTTTACACGAGGATGCCTATGTTGTTGGGAGGAAGATTGAACGTGCCATCTTCGATGAACTGATTGAAGACATTCTGATAGAGGTTTTCATCTGA